One genomic segment of Adhaeribacter pallidiroseus includes these proteins:
- a CDS encoding SIR2 family protein, which yields MDIKQAIDKSLFIFGAGASYDAGCKMSGDMLKALTEIICLNQEDPFTEIERETIKFLLTCLNYHSEWKTWEVNREYSLQPNIEELALLIRRIKNRDNFLPYPVTGNWADKLLRLEAQFKEQNKFGLYHKIEDTIKNKLIPQWLEVKQTDFLKPLDDFFQRNTDKRITFDIFSMNYDKVIEQHFSEQKAKPYRGFYSGEWRGFNVSDSIDEFNIINLYKLHGSLDWTRLIDGTVLEKSDIDEYYEDIEGENRIEHDPVIIFGHGTKFFL from the coding sequence GTCAGGAGATATGCTGAAAGCGTTGACTGAAATTATCTGCTTGAATCAGGAGGATCCTTTTACAGAAATCGAAAGAGAAACCATAAAGTTTTTACTTACTTGTTTAAATTATCATTCAGAATGGAAAACTTGGGAAGTAAATAGAGAATATTCATTGCAGCCTAATATTGAAGAATTAGCACTTTTAATCAGAAGAATAAAGAACCGAGATAATTTTTTACCTTATCCTGTAACTGGTAATTGGGCTGATAAACTTCTTAGATTAGAAGCTCAATTCAAAGAGCAAAATAAGTTTGGCCTTTATCATAAAATTGAAGATACAATTAAAAATAAGCTTATTCCCCAATGGCTTGAAGTTAAACAAACAGATTTCTTAAAGCCACTTGATGATTTCTTTCAAAGAAATACAGATAAAAGAATAACCTTTGATATTTTTTCTATGAATTATGACAAGGTAATTGAACAACATTTTTCTGAACAAAAAGCGAAGCCATATAGAGGATTCTATAGTGGCGAATGGAGAGGATTTAATGTGTCTGATAGTATTGATGAATTTAATATTATTAATTTATACAAATTACATGGGTCATTAGATTGGACCAGGCTTATAGATGGAACTGTTTTAGAAAAATCTGATATTGATGAATATTACGAAGATATCGAAGGAGAAAATAGAATTGAACATGATCCAGTTATAATATTTGGGCATGGCACAAAGTTTTTTCTGTAG